In Halomicrobium zhouii, the sequence GCCACGTCGCTTATATATCAGAATCACTCTCCATTTAGTAGCGAGTTCGCCGCACCATGGGTGGGAAGAAACGCCGATCCGAGGCCGAGAAGCCTGGCGGGAGCGGTATCTCTCGGCGGAAGTTCGTCGCCGGGAGCCTGTTCCTCGTCGGCGGGAGTTCGATGCTGGTCGACGGCGAAACCACGGCGTCCTTTCGAGACAGCCTTTCTGCGAGCGGAACGGTCGCCGTCGACGGCGATCCGACGCTGAACTATCAGATTCAGGACGAATCCAAGAATAACAACGCGGAGTATCAGATCGCGTTCCAGGTCAAGTGGGTTTCTAACTTCGATCGGATCGAAGTCGAGGTCGAAAACATTGACAATCCAAACATTAGTGGAGACACGTTTACGCGCGCCGAATTAGAGGGGACGATCTCCTATCCCAGGGATGGGGGCAGTGATGGCGGGGCAATGGGAGAGCGTTATCAATTTACATTCCGAGTGTACAGGCAGGGGACCAATGACCCGATTATTACGAAGCAGACGACCGATGAAGCGGGCGGGAGCGGCTCTAGCAGTGGAGAGTTCGGCAACACGAACAGTCCACAGTTAGACTGGGTCCTCGTGGAGGATACAACCAAGAACAACAACGGTGAGTACACCGCTTATTACGAGGTTTCAAACCTTGATAGCTTTGGGCAAGTTCGAGCACGGTTTCGTGACACCAACAATAGCGCGGCTACGAACACCGACCTGAGCCAGGACTCTCCCACGGGGAGCCTCAGTTACAACGAAGGGGGGACTGAAGGCGACTCGTTCGAGATAACCATCGAGGTTGAGAACCAGAGCGGACTTGTTGTCGACGACGTTGTAATTAACGACGATGCCGATGGAAGCGACCCATCGGGATACGGTGATCCGACTCGTCCCGACAGCCCAAAACTCGAGTCGTTCACCCTCACCGATACCACTCAGAACAACACTACCAACTATACAGTCTCCTACGAAACATCAAACACCGATCGATTCGGTGGTGCCAGAGTCACATTTGAGGACACACAGAAGGAATCCGCTACGGAAATCAAGACCACCGGCTCAAATGAACCGAATGGCACTGTCGAGTACAGTTCTGGTGGAACAGAGGATCACCGCTTCGAAGTCACCGTGGAAATTCTTGAAACACGTAATGGAACAACGTTCGCAATCGATTCTGGCACTCTCGAAGATACCGCGGACGGGGGTGCCACAATGAAGTGGCCCGAGGACGCTAACTGAGGACCCCATTTAGTCTGCATCACGTCCTCCAGTCTACGTGAACAGCGTCGCGAGACTCTCGACAGTCGTTACGGGACTCACCTCGACACCGTCCAGATCCCCCGCGTCCACGTCCCCACCAGTCCCGGTCACCAGAACCGCGTCGATACCGGCGGCCTCGGCGCCCACCAGGTCGGCCTGCGGGTTGTCGCCGACCATCACCGTCCGCTCGGGCGACAGTCCTTCCATCGCGATCTCGAACAGTCGGGGTTCTGGCTTGCCGACGACGGTCGCCGCGGCGCCGGTGGCGGCCTCGATGGCCGCGACGGTGGCGCCGGTCCCGGGCGCGATACCGTCCGACGTTGGGTACCAGCCGTCGGCGTTGGCAGCGACGAGGGACGCACCTTCCTCGTATATCAGCTGGGTCGCCTGCTTGATATCGGCGTAGGCGACCGTGTCGTCGTGGCCGACCACGACGGCGTCGACGGCCTCGTCGCGGACGGCGATGCCGTGGGCTCGAATCATCTCGGCGAACCCTTCGCCCCCGACGAGCGAGACCGACTCGATGCCCTGCTCGGCGAGGTACTCCGCAGTCGCCCAGGCGGCGCTGACGACGTCTTCCGGATCGGCCTCGATTCCGAATCCCTGGAGGTCCTCGACGAGGGTCTCGCGGCGGGCTCTGGAGTTGTTGGTCACGAATCGGACGGATTTTCCACGCTCACGGAGTTCCTGAATCGCGTCGACCGCGCCGGGGACTGGCGAGTCGCCGACGTGGACCACGCCGTCCATGTCGACGAGGAACGCGTCGTACTGGTCGACGAGCATCTACTCCGGTGAACGGGAGCGACGACAAAGAGTGAACCGACCGAGCGGCGTGCCGGCGGCCGGCACGGTTCAGAGAGTCACCGTCTCCCCCAGCACCGGGGCCGTCGCGTCGAACCCGTCTTCCCGCAACTCCGCGGCGAAGGCCGCGGTCCGGTCGCCGTGGTTGAGGAGCACCGGCGTGTCGCGATAGGAATCCAGGAAGGTGAGCAGGCCCTCGCGGTCCGCGTGCGCGGAGAAGTCGTACAGTTCGACCTGGGCGCTGACGGGCAGCCGCCGGCCGTCGATTTCGGCGCTCCCGGTGTCCAGCAGGTCCCGGCCCGGCGTCCCCTCGACCTGGTAGCCCGTCATCGCTATCTTGTTCACCGGATGTTCCCGAATCGCCGGGACGTAGGTCATCGCCGGGCCGCCGGACAACATACCAGAGGTGGTGATGATGACCGTGTTTTGCTCCGCAATTCGCCGGCGCTGCCCGTCTCGGCCGTCGACGAAGCGGGCGTGAGATGTCGCCCGCTGGAGCGCGTCGGCGTCCCGGAGGAACTCGGGGTGGCGACGGAGGAGTTCGGTGACTCTCGTTCCCATCCCGTCGACGTAGCACTCGACGTCGTGGGCTGCACAGACGAGCATCATCTCCTGGGTTCGGCCGATGGCGAAGGCGGGAACGACGACGGTCCCGCCCTCCCAGATGGTCGTCTGGAGTGATTCGACGAACCGCCGTTCGACGCTGTCGCGGTCTTCGTGGGTGACGTCGGAGTACGTCGACTCGCAGACGACGGCGTCGGCCGCGGGGCGGGACGTCGTGCCCGCGACGAGTCGCTGATTATCTGTGTGGAAGTCGCCGGTGTAGAGCAGGCGCGTGTCGCCGTCGTCGACGAGGACGTGCGCGCTCCCGGGGATGTGGCCCGCGTCGAAGAAGGTCACCTCGTAGCCGGCGACGGCGAATGATTCTGCCTCCCCGTAACCGTGGGTGTGGGAGACCTGGCTCATCCGCCGGACGTCGGTCACGGTGAAGGGGCACTGCATCGTCCCGCCGTGGAGTTTGAGGGTGTCCTCGGCCAGCGTCGTCGCCAGGTCCCGCGTCGGCGGCGTCCAGTGAATCTCGGGCAGATCCTGGCCCCGGGACATGAGCGACGGCACCGCCCCGGCGTGGTCCAGGTGGCCGTGCGAGACGACGACGGCGTCGGGGTCTACGTCCCCGACGGGGTACTGCGGGGGCGACTCGCTGGCCATCCCGTAGTCGAGCACCAGCGAGTCGTCGACCAGGACGGCGCTCCGACCGATCTCGTCGGCCCCGCCCAGGAACTGGACCTCCATCGACCGTTCGTGGTCGCTCCAGGGGTTTTCCTCCGTCGATTCTCTGATCTTGCGTGTACAGTGTGCTCACTGCAACCACTATCGGCAACAGTTAGAAAGCCCCCGGCCCCTTTCAGTCCCACCCTCGTGGTTGAGTCAGTCAGGTTATTTTCCGGTGGATGCCCGGTTAGCGTGAATCGAACCCCGCCACGGCACGCCCTTTTCACGACGGAGTGCCAACTTCTCGCATGGAGTACGAGACCGTTCGCGGCGTCCAGGTGCCGGCCGTCGGCCTCGGGACCTACCAGCTTCAGGGTCGGGCGGGGATCCGGGCCGTGAAGCGCGCGCTCGACCTGGGCTATCGCCACCTCGACACCGCGGAGCTGTACGAGAACGAGACGGTAGTCGGGACGGCGCTCGGGGAGTCCTCGGTCGACCGCGAGGCGGTGTTCCTGACGACGAAAGTGTGGAAGACCAACCTCGCCCGCGACGACGCGCTGGCCTCCGGCCGCCGGAGCGCCGAGAAGCTCGGGGTAGACACCATCGACCTCCTGCTGATCCACGCGCCGAGCGGTTCCGTTCCCATCACCGAGACCATCGGGGCGATGAACGACCTCCAGTCCGAGGGGACGGTCCGCCACGTCGGCGTGAGCAACTTCTCGGTCGACCAGTTGCGGACGGCGATGGAGGCTTCCGAGACGCCGATCCTCACCAACCAGGTCGAGTACAGCCCCTACGAGGACCAGTCGGCGCTCCTCGAGTTCTGCATCGAGCACGACGTCCTGCTGACGGCCTACAGCCCGCTGGCCAAGGGGAGGGTCGCGAAGGACGGCACGCTCACGGAGATCGGCGAGCGCCACGGGAAGACGGGCGCGCAGGTCGCGCTCCGGTGGCTCGTCCAGCAGCCGAAGGTCGTCACCATCCCGAAGGCCGGCGGCGAGGACCACCTCCGGGAGAACATCGACGTCTTCGACTTCGCGCTCACCGACGACGAGATGACGACGGTGGCGGAACTCGGCGGCGGTCCGATCGACAGGATCCGTTCGCTGCTCAATCTCTGAGCGGGCGTTCCGACGCTCGGAGGATCGCCCCCCTAGTCCGGGCCGGTTGCCTGCAGTCGCTCGGCGACGAACGCCGTCGCCGCCGGGACCGCCCGGGCCTGGGCCTCGGCGTGGAGGGCCTGAACGAACGCCTGCTCCGGTCCGCCGTAGTGCTCTCGGACGTGCACTGCGGCACCCCGGAGCGACAGCAGCGCTGGCTCGGCGATGTCGACGGCCAGCGCCTGCGGCTCGACGTCCCACGCGGCTTCGAGCGCGCCTCTCGCCCCGTCGACTGCCGCCTCGATATCGTCGACGGACGGGTACTCCCGGTAGTGCCCGCCCTCGATGGCGTCGACGACGGCTTCCAGCGCGCCGGCGGCGACGAATCCGTGTCCGGCCGCGAGGACCGCCGTCGCGGGGTCGTGGCGCTGGCGCGCCGCTTCCGCCTGCTCGCTCCGCCACTCGACCGTCCGCGAGGTGTCCCTGAACAGCGTCTCGGCCGGCGTGTCTGACAGGTCACCGTCGAACACCTCGTCCGGTTCGACGTCGACGTACTCCTCCAGATCGCTCGCGGTTCGCGAGAGGGAGCGACCGAGCCGCGCCGCGGCGCCCGCGAGGTGCTGTCGGTGCCTGACGTCGTCGTCAACGCCGCTGCGGTACTGCTCGCGCAGTCGAACGGCGTCGATCGCGACGGCCATCGCCCCGTCGACGGTCCCGACGACGTCGCCGGCCTGGAAGACCGACTTGCCAGGGTCTGCCGGGAACGGGGCCCTCGTGTGTAACTGCCTGCGGCACGTCTGTACGTAGTCCTCGAGGGTCGCGTGGACGACCACGGCTTCGACCGGGTCTGTCGCCCGGTACGCCCAGTCGGCCTCGAACGCGGCCAGTCGCGACCTGGCGCGCTCGCGCAACGCGCGGACGTCGCTCCGGCCTATCTCACCGGTCGCTGCCAGGTGCGTCCCCATGACCGTGGCCGCCTCCTCCCGGCGGTTCCGCCACGTCTCCAGCCGGCTCCGCGGGCGCCCGGACGCGTCCTCGTTCAGGGCCGACGCGGCCGCTTCCCGGTCCTCGGCTACCTGCGAGGCGATGACGCCGTTCGGGTAGCCGGGCTCGTCGGGGACGGCGTCGACGTACTCGCGTGCGCGGTCGCGGTGGTGGTGCTGGAGCGCCGCCGGGATACCGACCGGGAAGGCGTCGGGTTCGAGCACGTCCTCGACGGACGCGACCGCCCGTTCGACGGCCTCTCTGTCGTAGTCGGGGCGCTCGTCGGTCTCGTCGCCGAACTCGGAGAGCCCGGAACAGCCGGCCAGCGCCGCGAGCCCGGCGCCGCATCCGGTGAGGAGCTTCCGCCGCGTCGGATCCGTCATCGGCCATCACTCCCGTTCGCGAGGGTGACGTTGGCGTCGAACGGTTCGGGCCGTGGCGGCCGGGAGCACGAACTGCTCATCCCCGACCCCATGCCGCTGTACTCGTCGCCGGTGAACGGGAGCCTGATGGCGTAGCCGGCGGTGTGCTCTGCGTCGGCGTCGCACTCGACGTCGACGGGCCGCAGGTCGCGACAGAACTGCGCGCTGGGACCGGTCCGGTCGACCGTGACGTGCCTGAGTTCAACGGTGTAACACGCCGGGACCGACTGTGCGAAGATGTAGATCGACCGCTCCTCGAAGTCGGTGTCGGCGCTGAACTCGCGGAGCGTCCGGGCCGCCGGCACGTCGGCGAAGGTCAGTTCCGCGAGGTCCTCCGTGCTCTTCAGGTGGTCGTAGCCACCGGCGTGCCCGTCCGGGAACTCGTCGCGACGGGTGAATAGAGCCGCGCCGTCCTCGTCGCGGACCCGTTCGATCTCGTAGTCCGTGACGCGTCGTTCGAACTGGTTGGGCGATACGTCGCTGCTGTCGGTCCCCCGACACCCGGCCAGCGCGACCGCGAGGCCGCCGGCCAGCGTCGAGAGGGTCTGCCGTCGGGACCAGTCGGGCATTGGCGTGGGTCGCTCCCGCGAGTGCAAACCTCTTTCCACTCGGCTGCAGGGTGTCGACCGCGCATTCTCGCCTCTGATACCGGCGTCTGCGTCCTGTGCGCCGTCTAACCGGCAAATTTATGGTTAGTAACGGAAACGATACCGGCAACTACCAGTGTTCTCGCTCAATCCCGTCCGGCTCGCGCTCGGCCTCGTCGGGGCCGTGCTCGTCCGGGTGGGGCTCATCGAACGCGAGCGGGTCGAACACTCGCTCGACCTGGCGTCTCCCCGCATCGTCACCGGCCTCGCCAGGATGTCGAAGTCGACGGCCGACGTCGCGATGGTCGGGATAGCGCTCGGTCCGGCTGCCATCGCGGGCGTGGGCTACGCCGCCCCGTTCTGGGGAATCGCGTTCGCGCTCGGCGGCGGTGTCGCAGGCGGGACCATCGGCCTCGTCTCCCAGCGCTTCGGCGCCGGTGCGCACGAGGAACTCGCCCAGTCAGTGAAGGTGAGCGTGCTGCTCGCCGTGGCTATCACGCTCCCCATCACGCTGCTGTTCGCCCTGGTTCCGGGCGTCCTGGTCGACCTGATCGGCTCCGGCGAGTCGGCGACCGCCTTCGGGACGGACTACCTCCGCGTCGTCAGCGTCGGCGTCCCGTTCGCGGCGCTCAACCTCGTCGGCAGCCGGACGCTGGTCGGCGCCGACGACGCCTGGTCGCCGATGGTCCTGCGTGGCGGGGGCGCCGTCGTCAACATCGTCGTCAACGCCGTCCTCATCTTCGGGCTGGGGATGGGCGTCGTCGGGGCGGCCATCGGCACCGTCGTCGCGAACGTCCTCGTGACCGCGGGGTTCGCCGCCGGTCTCGCCCGCGGGCGCCTGCCCGGCGTCGGCGAGTTGCCCGTCCGAATACCGCTCTCCGGCCCGCACCTCGACCGCGATCTCCTCGCGAACCTGCGCGAGATATCGACACCGCTCATCGCCACCAACCTCGCCCGCAGCGGCGGACAGTTCCCGAAGATTTTCATCGTCGGGCTGTTCGGGCCGAACGTCGTCGCGGCCTACGTCGTCGCCATGCGCGTCCGCGGGCTCATGGATACCCCTAACTGGGGGTTCAGCATGGCCTCGTCCAGCCTCGTGGGCCAGGCGCTGGGCCAGGACGACGAACGCGAGGCCGGCGCGTGGGCCAGCGATATCATGCGGTTCTCGCTGGCCGCCTACGCCCTCATCGCCGTCGGGGTCCTCGTCTTCGTCGACCCCATCGCCCGGGTGTTCGTCGACGAGCCGGCCATCCTCCCGCTCGTGACGACGTTCCTCACCGTCGCCGCGGTGAGCATCCTCTTCAACGGGGTCTACGGCGCGTCGACGGGTCCACTGCGGGCGAGCGGGGACACCCGCTGGCCGATGTACGCCCAGCTGGCCGGTCTCTACCTGTTCACGCTCCCGGTCGCCTACCTCGGCGCCGTGACATCGATCGGAATCGCGGCGCTGTACGCGGCCATCGTCCTGGAGATGGCCGTCCCCGCGGCGATAACGTACTACCGCTACCGCAGCGACACCTGGAAAGTCGTCAGCCGCGACTACCGCCCCGACGCCGCCGCGACGACCGACTAGGGCGGCCGTCTCCCGGCCGCCCCTTCCGTGCCGGTGCTCCGCCGGATTCGCCGCCGCACGCGTTAAGTGACCGAACCACCATGTGACACCAGAACAGTGGCCACTTCGCTCACCAGTTTCGAGGACGCGCTGATCGACCACGACTGCCAGGTCACCCGGACGACGGTCGAGGAGTTCGACGCGGCTCTCGGGGACGCCCTTCGGGAGCCGGCTGTCGGAGTGCCCCTGGACGACCCTGCGCTGTCCCTGCCCGCCGCCGTCGAGACGAACCCGACGCCCGCCCAGTTGCAGGCCGCCGCCAGCGGCGTCACCCCGGTCGCCTTCGCCGTCGCCGACCGCGGGACGGTCGCGATACCCTCGACGGCGAACGGCGTCGAGCCCGTCAGCCTCTATCCCGACTGCCACGTCGCCGTCGTCCGCGCGGAACAGGTCGTCCCCGACACCGACGCCGCCTTCGACGAACTCGGGCCAGCGCTGGCCGACGAGCGCGACTCGATAATCATGGCGACTGGCCCGAGCGCGACGGGCGACATGGGCGCGCTCGTCACGGGCGTCCACGGGCCGAGCGAGGTCCACGTGGTCGTGGTCGACCCGGAGGTGAGCCAGTCGTGAGCAGGTCCGACGACCGGCAGTCCAAGGCGGCTCACATCCGTCACCTGCTGTCGACCGAGTCCGAGACCATCCACGAGAACACCGGCCACATGAACAGCGAACGGTACCGGGCCATCGAGGGGTTCGACTACGACACCCTTCGAGACGAGGCCCGGGCGATCAAGGAGGACGCCATCGCCCGCCTCCCCGACCTCGTCGAGCAGGTGAAAGCGTCGGTCGAGGAGAACGGCGGCACCGTCTACGTCGCCGACGACGCCGAGGACGCCAACCGCTACGTCGAGGTCGTCATGGCCGACCGCGACGCCGAGACGCTGATCAAGAGCAAGTCGATGACGACCGAGGAACTGGACCTCAACGACCACCTCGGCGAGGCCGGCTACGACGTCTTCGAGACCGACCTGGGCGAGTTCGTCATCCAGGTCGCCGAGGAGGCGCCCTCCCACATCGTCGGCCCCGGCCTGCACAAGTCCAGCGAGGAGATAGCCGACCTCTTCAACGCCCACTTCGACCCAGACGAAGAGCTGGCGACGGCCCAGGACCTGACCCGTTTCGCCCGCAACTACCTCGGCGAGCGCATCCGCGAAGCGGACGTCGGGATGACGGGTGCGAACTTCGTCGTCGCCGAGAGCGGGACTCTCGCGCTGGTCACCAACGAGGGCAACGCCCGCAAGTGCGCCGTGACGCCCGATACCCACGTCGCCGTCGCCGGCGTCGAGAAGATCGTTCCGACCGTGGCGGATCTGCAGCCCTTCTCGCAGATCATCGCCAGGGCCGCGACTGGCCAGGACGTCCCGCAGTACTTCTCGTTGCTGACGCCGCCGGTCGACTCGCCGACGCTCGACTTCGACGAGCCCGACGTGCCCATCACCGAGCAGTCAGCGAGTGGAGCGGGGGCGGACGGCGACGGAGACGGCGACGGGAGCGACGACCGGGAGTTCCACCTCGTCCTCGTCGACAACGGCCGCTTCGCCATGCGCGAGGACGACGAGCTACGCGAGACGCTGTACTGCATCCGCTGTGGCGCCTGCGCCAACTCCTGTTCGAACTTCCAGCACGTCGGCGGCCACGCCTTCGGCGGCGAGACCTACACCGGCGGCATCGCCACTGGCTGGGAGGCCGGCGTCCACGGCCTCGACAGCGCCGGCGAGTTCAACGACCTCTGTACGGGCTGTACCCGCTGTGTCGACGCCTGCCCGGTGAACATCGACATCCCGTGGATCAACACGGTGGTCCGCGACCGCCTCAATCGCGACGAGGCGCCCTCCGAGTTCGACTTTCTCGTCGAGGGACTCACGCCCGACGAGGAACCGGGCGGGCTGGATCCCCAGAAGCGCCTGTTCGGCAACGTCGACACGCTGGCGAAACTGGGGTCGGCCACGGCGCCGGTCTCGAACTGGCTGGCGCGCACGCGCCCGGCCCGCCTGGTGATGGAACGGGTCGCCGGCGTCGACCCACGGCGCGACCTGCCGGCGTTCCGCCGGGACACGTTGCGAAAGTGGGCCGCGAACCGGCAGACGGCGGCGCCCGCCGACGCAGAGCGGGAAGTGGTGCTGTACCCCGACCTCTACACGAACTACGTCCAGGTCGAGCGCGGGAAGGCGGCGGTCAGGGTGCTCGAATCGCTGGGCTGTGCGGTCCACGTGCCGGATATCCCCGCCTCCGGCCGCGCGCCGCTGTCCCAGGGGATGGTGTCGACCGCGCGCGAGCGGGCCGAGTCGGTCAGCGAGGCGCTGGGTCCCCACCTCGACGCCGGCCGCGACGTCGTCGTGGTCGAGCCCAGCGACGCCGCGCTGTTCCGCCGCGAGTACGAGCGCCTGCTGCCCGAGAGCGAGTTCGACCGAATCGCCAGTGGGACCTACGAGATACTGGAGTACGTCTACGGCCTGCTGGAGAACGGCGCCGACGCCGACGCGCTGGCCGCCGGCGAGGGGCGGGCCGTCTCCTACCACAGCCACTGCCAGCAGCGGACGATGGATCTCGCGGTGTACACCGAGGCGGTCCTGTCGGACCGCGGATTCGCGGTCCGGACCTCCGACCAGGAGTGCTGCGGGATGGCGGGGAGCTTCGGCTACAAGAGCCAGTACTACGAACTGAGCGTCTCCGTGGGTGCGGAACTCGCCGACCAGTTCGCCGACGCGGACAACGTCGTCGCCTCGGGCACCTCCTGCATGGAGCAACTCGACGACCTGCTGGGGCCGACGCGCCATCCCGTCGAACTACTCGACCCGGCCGCCGAGTAGCGCCGTGGGCCGCCGGCAGCCCGTCGGGCCCAAACCACTTTGGGTATACCCCTATCGTACGCAGCGGCGTACCTGTCGACGTCCAATGTCTGACGTTACGCGCCGCCCCGTCGACCGGCACACGTCCCAGCTGACGGTCGGAGCGCTCGCGTTCCTGAGTGCGGGACTCTCGGTCGCGATTTACGTGGTGAGTGGCGAGTGGCCGGCCGGGTTCTGGGGCCTCGAAGCCGTCCTCTTCGTCGTCCTCGGAATCGTCCTCGTCGGGTACAGCCTCGCGGCTCGGCTGTAGCCGACGGATCGCCCGGTGACCAACGCTCAAGGGCGTCCAGCGCCTCGTCTCCAGTGATGGCTACCGAGAACCAGAGCGACACGTTCGACGTCGGCGGGGAGTTGACCGTCCACCGGCTTGGCTTCGGCGCGATGCGGCTCACAGGGGAGGACATCATCGGCCCGCCCGAGGACGAGGACGAGGCACGCGACGTCCTCCGCAGGGCGGACGAACTGGGCGTGGACATCGTCGACACTGCGGACTCCTACGGCCCTGGGGTCTCCGAGCGCCTCATCGGCGAGGCGCTGGACACCGACCGCGACGACCTCGTCGTCGCGACCAAGGCCGGACTCCTCCGGAACACCGACGGCGACTGGAAACCCCACGGCGACCCTGATTACATTCGCAACGCGGTGCTCGCCAGTCTGGACCGCCTGGGAACGGACCAGATCGACCTGTACCAGTTCCACCGCCCCGACCCGGACACTCCCTTCGAGGACTCCGTCCAGACCTTCGCCGAACTGAAG encodes:
- a CDS encoding HAD-IIA family hydrolase; this encodes MLVDQYDAFLVDMDGVVHVGDSPVPGAVDAIQELRERGKSVRFVTNNSRARRETLVEDLQGFGIEADPEDVVSAAWATAEYLAEQGIESVSLVGGEGFAEMIRAHGIAVRDEAVDAVVVGHDDTVAYADIKQATQLIYEEGASLVAANADGWYPTSDGIAPGTGATVAAIEAATGAAATVVGKPEPRLFEIAMEGLSPERTVMVGDNPQADLVGAEAAGIDAVLVTGTGGDVDAGDLDGVEVSPVTTVESLATLFT
- a CDS encoding MBL fold metallo-hydrolase, which codes for MEVQFLGGADEIGRSAVLVDDSLVLDYGMASESPPQYPVGDVDPDAVVVSHGHLDHAGAVPSLMSRGQDLPEIHWTPPTRDLATTLAEDTLKLHGGTMQCPFTVTDVRRMSQVSHTHGYGEAESFAVAGYEVTFFDAGHIPGSAHVLVDDGDTRLLYTGDFHTDNQRLVAGTTSRPAADAVVCESTYSDVTHEDRDSVERRFVESLQTTIWEGGTVVVPAFAIGRTQEMMLVCAAHDVECYVDGMGTRVTELLRRHPEFLRDADALQRATSHARFVDGRDGQRRRIAEQNTVIITTSGMLSGGPAMTYVPAIREHPVNKIAMTGYQVEGTPGRDLLDTGSAEIDGRRLPVSAQVELYDFSAHADREGLLTFLDSYRDTPVLLNHGDRTAAFAAELREDGFDATAPVLGETVTL
- a CDS encoding aldo/keto reductase; translated protein: MEYETVRGVQVPAVGLGTYQLQGRAGIRAVKRALDLGYRHLDTAELYENETVVGTALGESSVDREAVFLTTKVWKTNLARDDALASGRRSAEKLGVDTIDLLLIHAPSGSVPITETIGAMNDLQSEGTVRHVGVSNFSVDQLRTAMEASETPILTNQVEYSPYEDQSALLEFCIEHDVLLTAYSPLAKGRVAKDGTLTEIGERHGKTGAQVALRWLVQQPKVVTIPKAGGEDHLRENIDVFDFALTDDEMTTVAELGGGPIDRIRSLLNL
- a CDS encoding MATE family efflux transporter; protein product: MFSLNPVRLALGLVGAVLVRVGLIERERVEHSLDLASPRIVTGLARMSKSTADVAMVGIALGPAAIAGVGYAAPFWGIAFALGGGVAGGTIGLVSQRFGAGAHEELAQSVKVSVLLAVAITLPITLLFALVPGVLVDLIGSGESATAFGTDYLRVVSVGVPFAALNLVGSRTLVGADDAWSPMVLRGGGAVVNIVVNAVLIFGLGMGVVGAAIGTVVANVLVTAGFAAGLARGRLPGVGELPVRIPLSGPHLDRDLLANLREISTPLIATNLARSGGQFPKIFIVGLFGPNVVAAYVVAMRVRGLMDTPNWGFSMASSSLVGQALGQDDEREAGAWASDIMRFSLAAYALIAVGVLVFVDPIARVFVDEPAILPLVTTFLTVAAVSILFNGVYGASTGPLRASGDTRWPMYAQLAGLYLFTLPVAYLGAVTSIGIAALYAAIVLEMAVPAAITYYRYRSDTWKVVSRDYRPDAAATTD
- a CDS encoding LUD domain-containing protein; translation: MATSLTSFEDALIDHDCQVTRTTVEEFDAALGDALREPAVGVPLDDPALSLPAAVETNPTPAQLQAAASGVTPVAFAVADRGTVAIPSTANGVEPVSLYPDCHVAVVRAEQVVPDTDAAFDELGPALADERDSIIMATGPSATGDMGALVTGVHGPSEVHVVVVDPEVSQS
- a CDS encoding LUD domain-containing protein, whose product is MSRSDDRQSKAAHIRHLLSTESETIHENTGHMNSERYRAIEGFDYDTLRDEARAIKEDAIARLPDLVEQVKASVEENGGTVYVADDAEDANRYVEVVMADRDAETLIKSKSMTTEELDLNDHLGEAGYDVFETDLGEFVIQVAEEAPSHIVGPGLHKSSEEIADLFNAHFDPDEELATAQDLTRFARNYLGERIREADVGMTGANFVVAESGTLALVTNEGNARKCAVTPDTHVAVAGVEKIVPTVADLQPFSQIIARAATGQDVPQYFSLLTPPVDSPTLDFDEPDVPITEQSASGAGADGDGDGDGSDDREFHLVLVDNGRFAMREDDELRETLYCIRCGACANSCSNFQHVGGHAFGGETYTGGIATGWEAGVHGLDSAGEFNDLCTGCTRCVDACPVNIDIPWINTVVRDRLNRDEAPSEFDFLVEGLTPDEEPGGLDPQKRLFGNVDTLAKLGSATAPVSNWLARTRPARLVMERVAGVDPRRDLPAFRRDTLRKWAANRQTAAPADAEREVVLYPDLYTNYVQVERGKAAVRVLESLGCAVHVPDIPASGRAPLSQGMVSTARERAESVSEALGPHLDAGRDVVVVEPSDAALFRREYERLLPESEFDRIASGTYEILEYVYGLLENGADADALAAGEGRAVSYHSHCQQRTMDLAVYTEAVLSDRGFAVRTSDQECCGMAGSFGYKSQYYELSVSVGAELADQFADADNVVASGTSCMEQLDDLLGPTRHPVELLDPAAE
- a CDS encoding aldo/keto reductase, whose product is MATENQSDTFDVGGELTVHRLGFGAMRLTGEDIIGPPEDEDEARDVLRRADELGVDIVDTADSYGPGVSERLIGEALDTDRDDLVVATKAGLLRNTDGDWKPHGDPDYIRNAVLASLDRLGTDQIDLYQFHRPDPDTPFEDSVQTFAELKDDGLVNHVGLSNVSVEQLETARDIVDIATVQNEYNVGNRESEDVLEACEEYGIGFIPWFPLGAGDLGEKEEAVADVAESHDATEYQIALAWLLHHSDVVLPIPGTSSIDHLEENVAASAIDLSADEVARLTE